The Thermosynechococcus sp. CL-1 genomic interval TATTCTGAAACGGGAAAAGGGCTGGCTCATTGATCTCAGTGAGATTCCCAGTGACATTGCCCGTCAAGCGAAGGTTTTGTACTTCAACTATCCCAGCAATCCTACGGCGGCGATCGCCCCCCGCTCTTTCTTTGAAGAAGTCGTTGCCTTTGCCCGCGACTATCAAATCCTTCTAGTGCATGACCTTTGCTACGCCGAACTAGCCTTTGATGGCTATCAACCCACCAGCTTACTGGAAATTACCGGTGCCAAGGAAATCGGCGTTGAGTTCCATACCCTCTCGAAAACCTACAATATGGCCGGTTGGCGGGTGGGGTTTGTGGTGGGCAACCGCCACATTATTCAGGGCTTGCGTACCCTGAAAACGAACTTAGATTATGGGGTTTTTTCCGTCTTACAGAAAGCGGCAGAGGTGGCCTTGAGCCTGCCCGATAGCTACATTGCCTCTGTGTGCGATCGCTATCGCCAACGGCGGGATTTTCTGATTCAAGGCTTGAATGAACTGGGCTGGCAACTCACCCCAACCCAAGCAACCATGTACCTGTGGGTGCCCGTACCCGTGGGCATGAGTTCGACCGATTTTGCCCTCAAACTGCTTCAGGAGACAGGCGTTGTTGTGACCCCCGGCAATGCTTTTGGCGAAGGGGGTGAAGGATACGTGCGCATTAGCCTCATTGCCGATCGCGATCGTTTAGGGGAAGCCCTCAAACGCATGGCTCAAGCCAATATTCGCTTCGATAGCTTAAGTCGTTAACATACTCCATCCGGCCATGACAAAAACGAATGCTGCCCACCAGCCCTCAAGGCTCCTCATTCTGGGTGCCCTCGGTGTCGTCTATGGTGACCTAGGGACCAGTCCCCTCTATGCCTTTGAAGAAACCTTCAATCCCCTTCATCCCCTAACGGTTACTCCGGACAATATCTACGGCATTCTCTCTTTGATCCTCTGGTCGCTTGTCCTCATTCCAACATTCAAGTATGCAATCTTTGCCCTGCGTGCTGACAATGGCGGTGAAGGCGGCATCTTTCCCCTGACGGCACTTGTCCTCTCCCGAATTCGCCTTAGTCCCCACTGGCGGCGCTGGGTGATCATTTTCGGTCTCGTGGGGGCGGCCATGTTCTATGGAGATAGCACCATTACCCCTGCGATTAGTGTTCTCTCTGCCGTTGAGGGGCTAGAGGTGCTCAGTTCCCAGTTTGCAACTTGGACAGTTCCGCTAACGGGGGTCATTTTAGTGGGGTTGTTTTGGTTTCAACATCGCGGTACCACCCAAGTGGGGCAGGTCTTTGGCCCGATCATGTTCCTCTGGTTTATGACCTTGGGCATTCTTGGCGCGATTCACATCTTCGAGCACCCCACAATTCTGAACGCCCTCAATCCTTGGTGGGGAGTAGAACTCTTTCGCACCCATCCCAGCCAAGTTCTTTTTCTATTGGGAGTGGTTATTCTGGCACTGACGGGTGCCGAGGCGATGTATGCCGATATGGGACACTTTGGCGTCCAGCCGATTCGCTTGGCGTGGTATCGTCTAGTCTTTCCTGCCCTTGCCTTGAATTATCTGGGGCAGGGTGCTTTCATTCTCAAGCATCCAACGGCTACCCATAATCTCTTTTTCCAACTTGTGCCTGAGTGGAGCGTTTTGCCCTTAGTCATTCTCAGTACATTGGCCACCGTTATTGCATCTCAAGCGGTAATTTCGGGGGCTTTTTCAATGACTGCTGCGGCTATTAAGTTGGGCTATCTGCCCCGGCTGCGCATTGATGTCACGGATGATCATCACCGTGGCCAGATTTATATTCCTGTAATCAACTGGTTGCTATTGGTTACGGTTCTGCTCTTGGTCATCACCTTTAGAAACTCATCAGAACTCGCGGGTGCCTATGGTTTGGCAGTTAACTTAACCATGGTAGTTACGACTCTCTGCCTGATTTTGGTGGCGCGGCACTTGTGGCGGTGGTCTATTCTGCAAATTAGCCTTGTTTGGGTCAGTATTTTAGTAATTGAAATTGCTTTCCTGATGGGAAATGCCCTCAAGATTGCCCACGGTGGCTGGTATCCCCTTGTTTTCGGCGGGATTATTTATATGCTCTTAGTGACGTGGCGACAAGGTCAGGTTCTGCTGCGCCAGCAACTGCTGCAAGCAAATACTCACTTCTCCCTCAAGGAACTGCTCAGTCAAGGGGTTGCGCGTGTGCCGGGGATTGCTGTTTTCTTCTCACCACTTCCCCACACCATTCCACCGACCTTTATTCAAAACCTTCAGCACAATCATGTGTTGCATGAGCAGATGATCTTTATCCATTTAGCAACTGCGAATTTACCCCATGTGCCCTTGTCAGAACAATTGGCCTATACAGTCACGGATGTCGGTATTTATGAAATCATCCTTACCTCGGGGTTTCGCGATCGCCCCGATGTCCTACTCGCCCTTGAAACTTGCCAACGTGTCCTCAATCTCCCCCTCAACGAACCGATGAGTTTCTTCCTAGGCCGTCGCACAATCATCCCCACCCACGCCCCCGGTATGACCTACTGGCAAAAGGTTGTCTTTGCTTGGCTATATCGCAATGCTGAGGATGCCATGATCTACTTTCGTCTGCCCCCTGAACAAGTAGTGGAGCTTGGCATACAGGTAGAGATTTGATACGTGGGAGCATTTATCCCAAACGGCTATTCCATGCGGTTTCTGCATCCTTGAGTGCCTGATCAATTGTCTTTTGTCCCAAGAGAACTGCCTGTAAATTCTCGTAGAGGAGTCGTTGTAGCTCCTTAATATCCCGCAGAGGGGGAATGAGAACCTCTGCTTGGTTCATTTGACGAGCGCTGACCGATCGGGCAATGTCCACGGGGGTGGCATTTTCGCCAATGGTACAGAAGTAGGGATCCGCTAGAGCCGCTTGTGTAGAAGGCAGGACATTGGCTTCCTTGGCAAAGGCGAGTTGGTTTGCATTATTGGTGACAAAGAGGGCAAATTCTACGGCTAGGTCAGGATGGCGGCTCTGGCGGGGCACAAGTAAATTCATCACAGCAACATTTTTCTTGCCAGTGTCTCCGGTCAACTGGGGGGCGGGGGCTGAAACGGCTGCAATACTGGGGGCATTGGTGGCGATCGCGTTCAAAAATTCCGGACTGGTCATCAATAGAGCCGTTTGTCCCGCTTGATAGAGTTCGATACCTTGGCGGTGGCCTTCAGTCAGCACCTGTGGCGGCAAGAGTCCCTGACGATAGAAATCCAGCCAATACTGGAAAACGGCTTTGCCCACTGGGGAATTAAAGGCAGCACGGCCTTGATCATCGACAAGCTTCACCCCCATCTGTACCATGGCCTGCATCAGTTCGGCAGAGTCCTCGGGCACCATCGTGATAAAGAAGGCGTATTTGCCCGTTTTCTCCTTCACGACTTTAGCAACACTGGCAAGTTCAGCAAAGGTTTGCGGGGGGCGATCGATCCCAGCGGCGGCAAGAATCGCCTTGTTATAAATCGTTACCCGCGAGGTGAGGTACCAAGGCACGGCAAAACTCTTGCCCTCTAACGTCGTTGCCTGCCAGATATTCGGTAGATAACGCTCGCGCACGGCTGGCGGCACATAGTCATTGAGATTGAGCCACGCATTGCGTCCTGCCAACAACGCCGCAAAGTCGGGGTTCAGGTTCACCACATCGGGAGCAGTGCCCGCTAATACTGCCATGAGAATTTTGGTCTGCATTGCCGTCCAAGGAATATCCACCCAGCGCACATGGACATCGGGATGTTGGGCTTCAAATTCCGCAATCAGGCGATGGAAGTAGTCAGTAAATTTCGGTTGCAGTTGCATGGTCCAGAATTCAATCTGGGTGCCTTGGGTAGGCGGCGTTGTTCCACAACTGGTGAGGATGGCCAGCCATAGCCCCACCAACAGCCCACCGATCCAGCGTTGCCACGATCGCATTGCTGAGGACTCCTACAGGGGGGGGAGTTTAGAGGTGCAGGCACGACAGCGAGTTGCTTTGAGGGGCACTGATTCCAAGCAGTAGGGACACTCCCGTTGTTCTGACGCAGGGGGTTTCTTCGGTAGCAAGGGTAAAAGCAGCTTCAGGAGAATAAACAAGCTCAGGGCAATCACCCCAAAGTCGAGCAAACTGCCCAAAAACTTGCCAATTCTAATCCCCGACCCGACCGTAAGCTCGCGCCAGTCGCCCCCTGGAATCAGGGGATTGATCAAAGGCATCATCAGGTCTTCCACCACGGAGGTGACAATGCGGCTAAAGGCACCCCCCACCACGACAGCGATCGCCAGATCAATCACATTCCCCTTTAAGGCAAATTGGCGGAACTCCTGCCAAAATTGCTTGACCTGTCGGCGGTTCAATCGCCCCATGCCCACTCCTCAGTAGTACACAAAAATTAACACTTATCTTCATCAATGACCAAAATTTTAGCGATGCCGCTAGCCAACGGGCAAACTCTAGGCTAACATTGTAGATCCAGTCAGAAAGTGTTCGAGCGATCGCTGGTATGATTGCGTATGGCACCCACTTCTGCCCGCTTGATAACTCACTATACACCCCCATTTTCGTTAAAGGAGCTAGGAAAACACTCGCATGGTCAATCAGGAAAAAACGTTAGACGTGGGCTTTACGCATGCTGATTTTGCAGCCTTACTCGACCGGTACGATTACCACTTCAACCCCGGCGACATTGTTGCTGGCACCGTCTTTAGCATCGAACCGAAGGGTGCCCTGATTGACATCGGTGCGAAAACCGCTGCCTACATCCCCATCCAAGAAATGTCTATCAACCGGATTGACAGTCCGGAAGAAGTCCTGCAACCGAACGAAACCCGTGAGTTCTTTATCTTGGCGGATGAAAATGAGGAAGGGCAGCTGACGCTGTCGATTCGCCGTATTGAGTACATGCGGGCTTGGGAGCGCGTTCGCCAACTGCAAGCGGAAGATGCCACCGTTCGTTCTCAGGTCTTTGCCACCAACCGTGGGGGTGCCCTTGTGCGCATTGAAGGGCTGCGCGGCTTTATCCCCGGTTCCCACATCAGCACCCGTGTCAACAAAGAAGAATTGGTGGGTGAAGAGCTACCCCTGAAGTTTTTAGAAGTGGATGAAGAGCGCAACCGCCTCGTCCTCAGCCACCGCCGTGCCCTTGTCGAACGCAAGATGAACAAACTGGAAGTGGGCGAAGTGGTGGTTGGAACCGTGCGTGGGATTAAGCCCTACGGTGCCTTCATTGACATTGGTGGGGTTAGCGGTCTGCTGCACATTTCCGAGATTTCCCACGATCACATTGATACGCCCCACAGTGTTTTCAATGTCAATGACCAAGTCAAGGTGATGATTATTGACCTTGATGCTGAGCGGGGTCGGATTTCCCTGTCCACCAAGCAACTGGAGCCAGAACCCGGTGACATGGTGAAAAATCCGCAGTTGGTCTATGAAAAGGCTGAAGAGATGGCAGAGCGCTATCGTCAGCAACTCCTGCAACAACAGCAGCAGGCCACCGCAGAGACCACTGAGGAAGTCATTGAAGACATTCCCGAAGCCACTGAAGACGATACGGCTGAGCCGATTCTTCAAGAAGCCTAGGATGTCCCTTGCCCTCACCCTTGGGGATCCAGCGGGCATTGGCCCAGAAATTCTCCTGAAAGCCCTAGCTCACCTGCCCTCAGAAATGTTAGGGCAGTTTTTTATTGCTGGTACAGGCCAAGTATTAGAGGAAACGTACGCTCGCCTCTGCCAGCAGGGACAGGTGGCCATTGATCCTGCCCAGCTTCGGATTTGGGAGCATCCCCTCGATGCGGTGATTGTGCCGGGGCAACCGAGTGTGGTGAGTGGGGCGGCGAGCTTTGCCTACTTAGAAACAGCCATTCAGCGGGCGATCGCTGGCGAGGTGGCAGGCATTGTGACGGCACCGATTTCTAAGGCCAGTTGGCAGGCGGCAGGCTATGCTTTTCCCGGTCAAACAGAAGTGCTGGCTCACTTTACAGGAACCGCCAACGTGGGCATGGTGTTCTTGGGGCGATCGCCCGTAACCAACTGGGTGCTGACCACTTTACTCGCGACGACCCACATCCCCTTGCAAGAGGTGCCCAAAGCACTGACCCCCGAACGCCTCAATGAAAAACTCGCGCTCCTTGTGCAGTTTCTGAGGGAGCGACGGCATCTGGAGCGGCCTCGCATTGCCATTGCTGGCTTGAATCCCCACAGTGGTGAGCAGGGACACTTAGGCCAAGAGGAAGTGACTTGGCTGATTCCATGGCTCGCAGCAGCCCAGCAGCAGTATCCCCAAGTTGAACTGATTGGTCCTGTGCCCCCTGATACCCTCTGGATTGGAGCTGCCGATGCGTGGTGGGGACGCCCTGCCCCGGCAACTGCCTACGATGCCTACCTCGCGCTTTACCATGATCAGGGGTTGATTCCCGTGAAGATGCTCGCTTTTCGGGAAGCGGTGAATACGACGATTGGCTTGCCCTTTATTCGCACGTCCCCGGATCACGGTACGGCTTTTGATATTGCGGGTACAGGGATGGCAGACCCACAGAGTTTTCTGGCGGCGATCGCTTGGGCGCAAACCCTGAGTGAAGGATCGGTTTTCCCTCTTCCCCCCGCCTAAAGTGCCTTTGATAGAATGCAACTAGATAACAAACCAAACGGTCAAGCGTTGGCATTTGGGTTGTTGCTGTATCGGGCAGAGTCATATGGGATTCTTTGATTCAGAAATTGTTCAACAGGAAGCACAACGCCTGTTTCAGGACTACCAGCAGTTGATGCAGCTTGGCTCCGAGTACGGCAAGTTTGACCGCGAAGGCAAGAAAATTTATATCGAAAAAATGGAAGAACTCATGGAGCGCTACCGTATTTTTATGAAGCGGTTTGAGTTGTCCGATGACTTCATGGCGCAGATGACCATCAAACAATTGGAGACCCAACTCAGCCAGTTTGGTATGTCTGCCCAAGCCATGTTTGATCAAATGCATCAAACCCTTGAGCGCATGAAAGCCGAAGTGGAACGCCAACCCTAGGGGAGAGGGCGAGTGTTGCTCTGCAATTTGGATGGGGTGATTACGCCAGAGGCCTCGATTTCTGTTCTTGATCGCGGGTTTCTCTACGGCGATAGCGTTTATGAAGTGATGCGTACCTACCGCGGGATTCCCTTTGCCTTACCAGAGCACCTCGCACGGTTGCGTGCTTCAGCGGCCTATCTCTACATGAGCGTGCCGTGGTCTGATGAGTACATTACCCAAGAAGTGCAACGCACCTTAGCGGCTGCCCCAGCGGGAGAATATTACATTCGGATTGTCGTGACCCGTGGTAGGGATCGCCGCATTGGGCTATTGCCAGAACCAACGACCCAGCCCAGATTATTGATTGTGTTGATGGCGATCGCCCCCGAACCAACATTGAGCGAACAGGGAATTTGCCTGACCATTGCCAAGCGGCAACGCACGAGCACTGCTGCCCTTGATCCAGCCGCCAAAACGGGCAATTACCTCAACAATATCTTGGCGCTATTGGAAGCGCAGCAAGCTGGGTTTGACGACGCCCTGCTTCTCAATGCCCAAGGGCAGATGACCGAGGCCACGACCAGTAACCTCTGGATTGTCCGTGAGGGTGTGGTCGAGACACCCCCCACTGCTGTTGGGATGCTCCACGGAATTACGCGAGCGACGCTGTTGCAGATCGTTGCAAACTTGGGCATGCCCCATCGGGAAGTGATTCTCACCCCACAGGAGCTAGCGAGAGCCAGTGAGGGCTTTCTGAGTTCATCGGTGCGCCTGCTAATGCCGATTCGCCAAGTGGATGAGGTGATCTTTCCCGCCTGTCCAGGGCCTGTGACCCAAAAGTTATGGCAGGAATTATTAACAGTGATGGAAAAGGCGACTCTGGCCTAGATACAGTCCTTTTAGCGAAGTCCTTGAGTTGGGAACATGACGGGAATATTGGGATTCACCCATACTTGACAGTCGAGTTCGGTACTGGCTGGGAAAAAAGGAATCGGGTTGCCTGCGGCATCGGTGACTTCTGGCAGGTATTCAAGGGGTAGGGCATCAAATTGACAGGTGTAGGCACCATAAATGACCTGCCGGCGATCGCCCGAAGGGCGCGCTGCGCGATCGCGCAGGATCAACTGATAACCAAAGCTGCGACTGGCATTGCCCAACTGATTGATCAGGGCAAAACGCCGTAAATAGGGCAGGCGTCCCCAAGCAGACGGCGACACAAAGGCTTCAACTCTACCCCCCGGCGCTGTGATGGCCGGAAAAGCCTGCCAGCGCTGAATCACCCCATCCCCAAACTGCTGCACTGCCCACCAGAGGCTGGGTACCGTTAAGCCCACTGCCGAGGGTTGCTCACTCACCACGACTTGTTTTTCATTGACCGGCAGCGCGATCGCCCCCGCAACCGCTGGCGGTAAGTCTTCTGCCGAGGTATTGGCGGCTGTTTTGAGGGGCTGCAACCCTAATAGCGCGATCGCCCCCACGGCACTCAACCATCGGCCACAGGACTTGGGAGGGGATAGGGTTCTCATTTGCTTTGAGTCGGGAAGGAGATTACCTCCTATATTACGGATGCAGCCAAGCCTTCAATACATCGAGGAGACTATTCCCCCCCCACGCAAGGGCAACCAGAATGGAGGTGGTCACCGCTAAGCCAATCAGAGAAATAACCACCCCTGCCAGACTAATCAAACCATCGTCATCCAAAAGACCAAAGCCAATCGTAAAAATGCCCATCGCTGGAATGGTGTTGGTGCCGGGAATGGGCAAAATCATCGAGATTGCCATCAGTGACACGGCAACTCCCAAGCCCAAACGTCCGCCTCGGGTCGTGCAAATGGGGCGCAAGCGGGGACGGGAGATCAATTCAATCCGCCGCAGCCAAGGCAAAGCTGTGCGCACAATCTTTTGAATCTGGGATCGCGGCATCGTGCGCTTGAGCAGCCGCGGGGGTAACCAAGGGGTTGAGGCACCCACGAGCAATTGCCAGCCCAACAGTAACAGCACAATGCCAAAGGGGGTGGAGTAACCGGGGGCTGGAATAGGCAGCGCCGAGGGCAATGAAAGTACAGCCAGCAAAAAGCCGAAGGTTCGCTCTCCCGCCAACTGCAGAATATCCCCCAAGGACACCAGTTGCTGCGTTAACACCTCGCCATCGCTGGGGCTGGGCACAGGACTCAAAAAGGCACGTTCGAGGTCAGTGGACAGTTTTGCCATAAAAAATTACGGGAGGTGGAAATGTTGCCACTGCTAGGATACGATAGATTGATCGTTAGTTATGCCCAACACAGTTGACAGGCGATCCTAAGGCCGCGATCAACCTGAAGCCATGGCAACCCCATCTGACTTACCGACAGAGTTGCACCTGATCAACCCGCGGCGATCGCTGGGTCATGTTTATCTCGACTGGACACCCCAACCTGGTTGCCATGTGGATCATGAAGGGGAAACCTATACCGTGTTAGAACGCCGTCATCGCTACCGGTTTCGTGGCGGACGTTATCAGCTGGAAAAAATTGCCCTCTATGTGCAGCACAGCGATACTACCAGCGATCGCCATCTCGTCAATGGACAGTGGGTGATTGGAGATCCCACCTGCCGCTGGAATGCGCTTTCACCCTTGTTGCGGTGTGCTGTGAACCCTCAAGGCTCCTGCCAAGACTGTCGAGATTACCAGCCTCGAGAACCTTAACGTTTTGCTGCGAAAAACCCCCTCGCGCAGAGGGGGAGCATCAGGGTGATTTCAGATTGAGCCAGAGACGGCCAGCCTACTGCACAGCGGGCGTCATATAGGAGGTTTGCGGGAGAACAATTTTCACCGGTTCAACGTGCCAGATGTCTTGGCAGTACTCGCGAATGGCGCGATCGCTAGAAAATTTGCCCATCCGTGCCACATTCAGAATCGACATTTTTGCCCATTGGGCTTGATCTTGATAGACCTGAAGCACCTGTTGATGGCAGTCCACGTAGCTTTGGTAGTCTGCCAAAAGGCAATAGCGATCGTTTTGCCAGAGGTGTTCCACAATTGGGCGAAAGAGTTCCGTATCCCCATGGGAAAAGTAACCAGAGCCGATGAGGTCAAGGACTCGCTTCAGTATCGGGTTATTATTGGCAAACTCCCACGGACGGTAGCCGTTACGCCACAATTCCTGCAATTGCTCCACCGTATTGCCAAAGAGGAAGAAGTTTTCTGCTCCTACTTCTTCGCGAATCTCCACATTGGCACCATCGAGGGTGCCAATCGTCAGCGCCCCATTGAGGGCAAATTTCATATTCCCTGTGCCTGAGGCCTCGTAGCCCGCTGTTGAGATTTGTTGGGAGAGATCCGCTGCGGGATAGACCCGCTGTCCCAGAGTCACATTGTAGTCGGGTAAAAAGACCACCTTCAGGCGATCGCGCACCGCTGGATCACGGTTAATCACGTCGGCTACCGAGTTGATGAGCTTGATGATTAGCTTGGCCATGTAGTAGCCCGGCGCCGCCTTACCGCCAAAAATAAACGTTTGGGGTACCATCTCCAGTTGCGGATTGTCCTTCAACATCTGATAGAGGGTGATGATATTGAGGACACACAGGTGCTGCCGCTTATATTCGTGGATGCGCTTCACCAAAATGGAGAAGAGGGAGTGGGGATCCACCGTTACTCCCACGCGATCGCGAATGTATTCCGCAAGGCGTTCCTTGTTTCCATGCTTCACCGATCGCCACTGAGCCGCAAAGTCGCGATCCTCTGCCAAGGGTTCCAATCGCCGCAGTTGATCCAAGTGCTTCACCCAATCTTCGCCAATGCGTTCGGTAATCAGGCGAGTTAATCCGGGATTACTGAGCACCATCCAGCGCCGAGGGGTGACGCCATTGGTTTTATTGGAAAATTTCTGCGGCGTCAGTTCGTAGAAATCCTTGAGCACCGTTTGTTTCAAGAGTTCTGAGTGCAGCGCCGCCACTCCGTTGATGGCATGACTCCCCACCGCTGCCAAGTGTGCCATGCGCACATAACGACAGCCACTTTCATCAATAATCGACAGCCGCCGTAGGCGATCGTTATCCCCCGGATATTGCAGGCGCACCTGATCGAGGAAGCGTTGGTTAATTTCGTAGATAATTTGCAAGTGGCGGGGTAGTAGTGAGCCAAAGAGATCTAGCGGCCATTTTTCCAGTGCCTCGGGCAAGAGGGTGTGGTTGGTGTAGGCAAATGTCTTGCAAGTAATGTCCCACGCCTGCTCCCAAGGCATGAGATGCTCATCCACTAACAGGCGCATCAGTTCTGCCACTGAAATTGCCGGGTGGGTATCATTCAACTGCACGGTGAACTTCTCGTGGAAGCGACTGAGATCCTTATTCCCCGATTGCTTGTAGAGGCGGATCATGTCCTGAAGGGCACAGGAGCAGAAGAAATATTGCTGCATC includes:
- a CDS encoding aspartate aminotransferase translates to MGLEWIQPADRLGALPPYVFARLDELKLKARQQGLDLIDLGMGNPDGSAPRPVIEAAIAAFEEPSYHGYPPFEGTAVFRQAITRWYQRRYNVSLDPDGEALPLLGSKEGLTHLALAYVNPGDVVLVPSPAYPAHFRGPAIAGANIYPLILKREKGWLIDLSEIPSDIARQAKVLYFNYPSNPTAAIAPRSFFEEVVAFARDYQILLVHDLCYAELAFDGYQPTSLLEITGAKEIGVEFHTLSKTYNMAGWRVGFVVGNRHIIQGLRTLKTNLDYGVFSVLQKAAEVALSLPDSYIASVCDRYRQRRDFLIQGLNELGWQLTPTQATMYLWVPVPVGMSSTDFALKLLQETGVVVTPGNAFGEGGEGYVRISLIADRDRLGEALKRMAQANIRFDSLSR
- a CDS encoding DUF1825 family protein, producing the protein MGFFDSEIVQQEAQRLFQDYQQLMQLGSEYGKFDREGKKIYIEKMEELMERYRIFMKRFELSDDFMAQMTIKQLETQLSQFGMSAQAMFDQMHQTLERMKAEVERQP
- a CDS encoding 30S ribosomal protein S1; amino-acid sequence: MVNQEKTLDVGFTHADFAALLDRYDYHFNPGDIVAGTVFSIEPKGALIDIGAKTAAYIPIQEMSINRIDSPEEVLQPNETREFFILADENEEGQLTLSIRRIEYMRAWERVRQLQAEDATVRSQVFATNRGGALVRIEGLRGFIPGSHISTRVNKEELVGEELPLKFLEVDEERNRLVLSHRRALVERKMNKLEVGEVVVGTVRGIKPYGAFIDIGGVSGLLHISEISHDHIDTPHSVFNVNDQVKVMIIDLDAERGRISLSTKQLEPEPGDMVKNPQLVYEKAEEMAERYRQQLLQQQQQATAETTEEVIEDIPEATEDDTAEPILQEA
- a CDS encoding exopolysaccharide biosynthesis protein → MAKLSTDLERAFLSPVPSPSDGEVLTQQLVSLGDILQLAGERTFGFLLAVLSLPSALPIPAPGYSTPFGIVLLLLGWQLLVGASTPWLPPRLLKRTMPRSQIQKIVRTALPWLRRIELISRPRLRPICTTRGGRLGLGVAVSLMAISMILPIPGTNTIPAMGIFTIGFGLLDDDGLISLAGVVISLIGLAVTTSILVALAWGGNSLLDVLKAWLHP
- the pdxA gene encoding 4-hydroxythreonine-4-phosphate dehydrogenase PdxA codes for the protein MSLALTLGDPAGIGPEILLKALAHLPSEMLGQFFIAGTGQVLEETYARLCQQGQVAIDPAQLRIWEHPLDAVIVPGQPSVVSGAASFAYLETAIQRAIAGEVAGIVTAPISKASWQAAGYAFPGQTEVLAHFTGTANVGMVFLGRSPVTNWVLTTLLATTHIPLQEVPKALTPERLNEKLALLVQFLRERRHLERPRIAIAGLNPHSGEQGHLGQEEVTWLIPWLAAAQQQYPQVELIGPVPPDTLWIGAADAWWGRPAPATAYDAYLALYHDQGLIPVKMLAFREAVNTTIGLPFIRTSPDHGTAFDIAGTGMADPQSFLAAIAWAQTLSEGSVFPLPPA
- a CDS encoding glycogen/starch/alpha-glucan phosphorylase, whose translation is MTSLIPPGCPTVLTEDDRTGTSIETLRRAFMDNLFFIQGRFPEVATKNDYYLALAYTVRDRLLLRWLNSAKTYRDQESRTVCYLSAEFLLGPHLGNNLINLGLYEAVEEAMRQTGLNLKELLDQEEEPGLGNGGLGRLAACYMDSLATLEIPAIGYGIRYEYGIFDQEIRDGWQVEITDKWLRYGNPWEIPRPELILQVKFGGYTYSYTDDQGRYRVVWEPHQVIQGVAYDTPILGYKVNTANLLRLWRAEAVESFDFQAFNTGDYYGAVNQKIASENITKVLYPNDEQLQGKELRLMQQYFFCSCALQDMIRLYKQSGNKDLSRFHEKFTVQLNDTHPAISVAELMRLLVDEHLMPWEQAWDITCKTFAYTNHTLLPEALEKWPLDLFGSLLPRHLQIIYEINQRFLDQVRLQYPGDNDRLRRLSIIDESGCRYVRMAHLAAVGSHAINGVAALHSELLKQTVLKDFYELTPQKFSNKTNGVTPRRWMVLSNPGLTRLITERIGEDWVKHLDQLRRLEPLAEDRDFAAQWRSVKHGNKERLAEYIRDRVGVTVDPHSLFSILVKRIHEYKRQHLCVLNIITLYQMLKDNPQLEMVPQTFIFGGKAAPGYYMAKLIIKLINSVADVINRDPAVRDRLKVVFLPDYNVTLGQRVYPAADLSQQISTAGYEASGTGNMKFALNGALTIGTLDGANVEIREEVGAENFFLFGNTVEQLQELWRNGYRPWEFANNNPILKRVLDLIGSGYFSHGDTELFRPIVEHLWQNDRYCLLADYQSYVDCHQQVLQVYQDQAQWAKMSILNVARMGKFSSDRAIREYCQDIWHVEPVKIVLPQTSYMTPAVQ
- the mscL gene encoding large conductance mechanosensitive channel protein MscL, with the protein product MGRLNRRQVKQFWQEFRQFALKGNVIDLAIAVVVGGAFSRIVTSVVEDLMMPLINPLIPGGDWRELTVGSGIRIGKFLGSLLDFGVIALSLFILLKLLLPLLPKKPPASEQRECPYCLESVPLKATRCRACTSKLPPL
- a CDS encoding ABC transporter substrate-binding protein, with translation MRSWQRWIGGLLVGLWLAILTSCGTTPPTQGTQIEFWTMQLQPKFTDYFHRLIAEFEAQHPDVHVRWVDIPWTAMQTKILMAVLAGTAPDVVNLNPDFAALLAGRNAWLNLNDYVPPAVRERYLPNIWQATTLEGKSFAVPWYLTSRVTIYNKAILAAAGIDRPPQTFAELASVAKVVKEKTGKYAFFITMVPEDSAELMQAMVQMGVKLVDDQGRAAFNSPVGKAVFQYWLDFYRQGLLPPQVLTEGHRQGIELYQAGQTALLMTSPEFLNAIATNAPSIAAVSAPAPQLTGDTGKKNVAVMNLLVPRQSRHPDLAVEFALFVTNNANQLAFAKEANVLPSTQAALADPYFCTIGENATPVDIARSVSARQMNQAEVLIPPLRDIKELQRLLYENLQAVLLGQKTIDQALKDAETAWNSRLG
- a CDS encoding DUF6464 family protein; its protein translation is MATPSDLPTELHLINPRRSLGHVYLDWTPQPGCHVDHEGETYTVLERRHRYRFRGGRYQLEKIALYVQHSDTTSDRHLVNGQWVIGDPTCRWNALSPLLRCAVNPQGSCQDCRDYQPREP
- a CDS encoding potassium transporter Kup produces the protein MTKTNAAHQPSRLLILGALGVVYGDLGTSPLYAFEETFNPLHPLTVTPDNIYGILSLILWSLVLIPTFKYAIFALRADNGGEGGIFPLTALVLSRIRLSPHWRRWVIIFGLVGAAMFYGDSTITPAISVLSAVEGLEVLSSQFATWTVPLTGVILVGLFWFQHRGTTQVGQVFGPIMFLWFMTLGILGAIHIFEHPTILNALNPWWGVELFRTHPSQVLFLLGVVILALTGAEAMYADMGHFGVQPIRLAWYRLVFPALALNYLGQGAFILKHPTATHNLFFQLVPEWSVLPLVILSTLATVIASQAVISGAFSMTAAAIKLGYLPRLRIDVTDDHHRGQIYIPVINWLLLVTVLLLVITFRNSSELAGAYGLAVNLTMVVTTLCLILVARHLWRWSILQISLVWVSILVIEIAFLMGNALKIAHGGWYPLVFGGIIYMLLVTWRQGQVLLRQQLLQANTHFSLKELLSQGVARVPGIAVFFSPLPHTIPPTFIQNLQHNHVLHEQMIFIHLATANLPHVPLSEQLAYTVTDVGIYEIILTSGFRDRPDVLLALETCQRVLNLPLNEPMSFFLGRRTIIPTHAPGMTYWQKVVFAWLYRNAEDAMIYFRLPPEQVVELGIQVEI
- a CDS encoding aminotransferase class IV, whose protein sequence is MLLCNLDGVITPEASISVLDRGFLYGDSVYEVMRTYRGIPFALPEHLARLRASAAYLYMSVPWSDEYITQEVQRTLAAAPAGEYYIRIVVTRGRDRRIGLLPEPTTQPRLLIVLMAIAPEPTLSEQGICLTIAKRQRTSTAALDPAAKTGNYLNNILALLEAQQAGFDDALLLNAQGQMTEATTSNLWIVREGVVETPPTAVGMLHGITRATLLQIVANLGMPHREVILTPQELARASEGFLSSSVRLLMPIRQVDEVIFPACPGPVTQKLWQELLTVMEKATLA